In Mustela nigripes isolate SB6536 chromosome 12, MUSNIG.SB6536, whole genome shotgun sequence, one DNA window encodes the following:
- the HRH2 gene encoding histamine H2 receptor isoform X4, producing the protein MVPNGTASSFCLDSPPCRITVSVVLTILILITIAGNVVVCLAVGLTRRLRSLTNCFIVSLAITDLLLGLLVLPFSAFYQLSCQWSFGKVFCNIYTSLDVMLCTASILNLFMISLDRYCAVTDPLRYPVLVTPVRVAVSLVLIWVISITLSFLSIHLGWNSENKNSSFNHTIPKCKVQVNLVYGLVDGLVTFYLPLLVMCVTYYRIFKIARDQAKRIHHMGSWKVATVGEHKATVTLAAVMGAFIICWFPYFTVFVYRGLIGDDAINEAIEAVVLWLGYANSALNPILYATLNRDFRTAYQQLFRCRPAGHGVPETSRRFGSSQLARSQSQEVVRQEEKPLRLQVWSGTEVTAPRGATDR; encoded by the coding sequence ATGGTACCTAACGGCACAGCCTCCTCCTTTTGTCTGGACTCTCCCCCGTGCAGGATCACTGTCAGCGTGGTCCTCACCATCCTCATCCTTATCACCATTGCCGGCAACGTGGTGGTCTGCCTGGCTGTGGGCCTGACCCGCCGGCTCCGCAGTCTGACCAACTGCTTCATTGTGTCTTTGGCTATCACCGATCTGCTCCTCGGCCTCCTGGTGCTGCCCTTCTCGGCCTTCTACCAGCTCTCCTGCCAGTGGAGCTTCGGCAAGGTCTTCTGCAATATCTACACCAGCTTGGACGTGATGCTCTGCACGGCCTCCATCCTCAACCTCTTCATGATCAGCCTCGACCGGTACTGCGCAGTCACGGACCCCCTGCGCTACCCTGTGCTGGTCACCCCTGTCCGGGTTGCTGTCTCTCTTGTCTTAATTTGGGTCATCTCCATCACCCTGTCCTTCCTGTCCATCCATCTGGGGTGGAACAGCGAGAATAAGAACAGCAGTTTCAATCACACCATCCCCAAGTGCAAAGTGCAGGTCAACTTGGTATATGGCTTGGTGGACGGGCTGGTCACCTTCTACCTACCGCTGCTGGTCATGTGCGTCACCTACTACCGCATCTTCAAGATTGCCCGGGATCAGGCCAAGCGGATCCATCACATGGGCTCCTGGAAGGTGGCCACCGTCGGGGAGCACAAAGCCACAGTGACACTGGCTGCTGTGATGGGAGCCTTCATCATCTGCTGGTTCCCCTACTTTACCGTGTTTGTTTACCGGGGGCTGATAGGGGATGATGCCATCAACGAGGCCATTGAAGCCGTTGTTCTGTGGCTGGGCTATGCCAACTCGGCGCTGAACCCTATCCTGTATGCCACACTGAACAGAGACTTCCGCACGGCATACCAGCAGCTGTTCCGCTGCAGGCCTGCGGGCCACGGGGTCCCGGAGACCAGCCGGAGGTTTGGCAGCTCTCAGCTGGCCAGGAGTCAAAGTCAAGAAGTCGTGCGGCAGGAAGAGAAGCCCCTGAGGCTCCAGGTGTGGAGTGGGACAGAGGTCACAGCCCCTCGGGGAGCCACAGACAGGTAA
- the HRH2 gene encoding histamine H2 receptor isoform X2: MVPNGTASSFCLDSPPCRITVSVVLTILILITIAGNVVVCLAVGLTRRLRSLTNCFIVSLAITDLLLGLLVLPFSAFYQLSCQWSFGKVFCNIYTSLDVMLCTASILNLFMISLDRYCAVTDPLRYPVLVTPVRVAVSLVLIWVISITLSFLSIHLGWNSENKNSSFNHTIPKCKVQVNLVYGLVDGLVTFYLPLLVMCVTYYRIFKIARDQAKRIHHMGSWKVATVGEHKATVTLAAVMGAFIICWFPYFTVFVYRGLIGDDAINEAIEAVVLWLGYANSALNPILYATLNRDFRTAYQQLFRCRPAGHGVPETSRRFGSSQLARSQSQEVVRQEEKPLRLQVWSGTEVTAPRGATDRESRLIRAASGMLIQE; this comes from the coding sequence ATGGTACCTAACGGCACAGCCTCCTCCTTTTGTCTGGACTCTCCCCCGTGCAGGATCACTGTCAGCGTGGTCCTCACCATCCTCATCCTTATCACCATTGCCGGCAACGTGGTGGTCTGCCTGGCTGTGGGCCTGACCCGCCGGCTCCGCAGTCTGACCAACTGCTTCATTGTGTCTTTGGCTATCACCGATCTGCTCCTCGGCCTCCTGGTGCTGCCCTTCTCGGCCTTCTACCAGCTCTCCTGCCAGTGGAGCTTCGGCAAGGTCTTCTGCAATATCTACACCAGCTTGGACGTGATGCTCTGCACGGCCTCCATCCTCAACCTCTTCATGATCAGCCTCGACCGGTACTGCGCAGTCACGGACCCCCTGCGCTACCCTGTGCTGGTCACCCCTGTCCGGGTTGCTGTCTCTCTTGTCTTAATTTGGGTCATCTCCATCACCCTGTCCTTCCTGTCCATCCATCTGGGGTGGAACAGCGAGAATAAGAACAGCAGTTTCAATCACACCATCCCCAAGTGCAAAGTGCAGGTCAACTTGGTATATGGCTTGGTGGACGGGCTGGTCACCTTCTACCTACCGCTGCTGGTCATGTGCGTCACCTACTACCGCATCTTCAAGATTGCCCGGGATCAGGCCAAGCGGATCCATCACATGGGCTCCTGGAAGGTGGCCACCGTCGGGGAGCACAAAGCCACAGTGACACTGGCTGCTGTGATGGGAGCCTTCATCATCTGCTGGTTCCCCTACTTTACCGTGTTTGTTTACCGGGGGCTGATAGGGGATGATGCCATCAACGAGGCCATTGAAGCCGTTGTTCTGTGGCTGGGCTATGCCAACTCGGCGCTGAACCCTATCCTGTATGCCACACTGAACAGAGACTTCCGCACGGCATACCAGCAGCTGTTCCGCTGCAGGCCTGCGGGCCACGGGGTCCCGGAGACCAGCCGGAGGTTTGGCAGCTCTCAGCTGGCCAGGAGTCAAAGTCAAGAAGTCGTGCGGCAGGAAGAGAAGCCCCTGAGGCTCCAGGTGTGGAGTGGGACAGAGGTCACAGCCCCTCGGGGAGCCACAGACAG
- the HRH2 gene encoding histamine H2 receptor isoform X3 gives MVPNGTASSFCLDSPPCRITVSVVLTILILITIAGNVVVCLAVGLTRRLRSLTNCFIVSLAITDLLLGLLVLPFSAFYQLSCQWSFGKVFCNIYTSLDVMLCTASILNLFMISLDRYCAVTDPLRYPVLVTPVRVAVSLVLIWVISITLSFLSIHLGWNSENKNSSFNHTIPKCKVQVNLVYGLVDGLVTFYLPLLVMCVTYYRIFKIARDQAKRIHHMGSWKVATVGEHKATVTLAAVMGAFIICWFPYFTVFVYRGLIGDDAINEAIEAVVLWLGYANSALNPILYATLNRDFRTAYQQLFRCRPAGHGVPETSRRFGSSQLARSQSQEVVRQEEKPLRLQVWSGTEVTAPRGATDSSQVWSVLP, from the coding sequence ATGGTACCTAACGGCACAGCCTCCTCCTTTTGTCTGGACTCTCCCCCGTGCAGGATCACTGTCAGCGTGGTCCTCACCATCCTCATCCTTATCACCATTGCCGGCAACGTGGTGGTCTGCCTGGCTGTGGGCCTGACCCGCCGGCTCCGCAGTCTGACCAACTGCTTCATTGTGTCTTTGGCTATCACCGATCTGCTCCTCGGCCTCCTGGTGCTGCCCTTCTCGGCCTTCTACCAGCTCTCCTGCCAGTGGAGCTTCGGCAAGGTCTTCTGCAATATCTACACCAGCTTGGACGTGATGCTCTGCACGGCCTCCATCCTCAACCTCTTCATGATCAGCCTCGACCGGTACTGCGCAGTCACGGACCCCCTGCGCTACCCTGTGCTGGTCACCCCTGTCCGGGTTGCTGTCTCTCTTGTCTTAATTTGGGTCATCTCCATCACCCTGTCCTTCCTGTCCATCCATCTGGGGTGGAACAGCGAGAATAAGAACAGCAGTTTCAATCACACCATCCCCAAGTGCAAAGTGCAGGTCAACTTGGTATATGGCTTGGTGGACGGGCTGGTCACCTTCTACCTACCGCTGCTGGTCATGTGCGTCACCTACTACCGCATCTTCAAGATTGCCCGGGATCAGGCCAAGCGGATCCATCACATGGGCTCCTGGAAGGTGGCCACCGTCGGGGAGCACAAAGCCACAGTGACACTGGCTGCTGTGATGGGAGCCTTCATCATCTGCTGGTTCCCCTACTTTACCGTGTTTGTTTACCGGGGGCTGATAGGGGATGATGCCATCAACGAGGCCATTGAAGCCGTTGTTCTGTGGCTGGGCTATGCCAACTCGGCGCTGAACCCTATCCTGTATGCCACACTGAACAGAGACTTCCGCACGGCATACCAGCAGCTGTTCCGCTGCAGGCCTGCGGGCCACGGGGTCCCGGAGACCAGCCGGAGGTTTGGCAGCTCTCAGCTGGCCAGGAGTCAAAGTCAAGAAGTCGTGCGGCAGGAAGAGAAGCCCCTGAGGCTCCAGGTGTGGAGTGGGACAGAGGTCACAGCCCCTCGGGGAGCCACAGACAG